One region of Candidatus Neomarinimicrobiota bacterium genomic DNA includes:
- a CDS encoding metalloregulator ArsR/SmtB family transcription factor produces MNEIITKEQVAGELVEFLDSAFFKSLAEPVRIELLKVLLLQGRSDIGTIANYMPQDRSVISRHLSLLESTGIVRSEKEGRHVYYRVDAKSFSGKMKEIAQKLQTCVRVCYPNCC; encoded by the coding sequence ATGAATGAGATTATCACCAAAGAACAGGTTGCCGGGGAATTAGTCGAATTTCTGGACTCGGCGTTCTTTAAATCTCTAGCCGAACCGGTCCGGATCGAACTATTAAAGGTATTGTTGTTACAGGGCCGATCAGATATCGGCACCATCGCCAATTATATGCCCCAGGACAGATCTGTCATATCCAGGCATCTCTCACTGTTGGAATCGACCGGCATTGTCAGGTCGGAGAAAGAGGGGCGCCACGTCTACTATCGCGTCGATGCAAAATCGTTTTCCGGGAAGATGAAAGAAATCGCACAAAAGCTGCAAACTTGCGTCCGGGTCTGCTATCCGAACTGCTGCTGA
- a CDS encoding lipase family protein encodes MKFFYKSVIAFFSFLLVLACSDSPTDPEKNLVERGAYKEVVQLEQYSAETIRNAVEQNDYESPLEFTSDVSVYRIVYYTVDLAGDIVEASGALMLPAEANTSPMLSIQHGTVFEQTSVASEGAFMAAEGMLGVAFASSNYVTILPDYLGYGISDMMHPYVHAKGNANVVIDMLQAVKSWCAENNVNLNDQIFLGGYSEGGYVTMAAQRLIEAEYNTELPLTAVAPAAGPFDLSGFVVDVINGMDYPEPVLAGFLLTAYDEIYNWNLLDEIFVAAFADQMPTLFDGSKSGNDLRNILPDSIGGLIRHQFVEGYRAGDFPEVESAFAENTLLDWSPQTPIHLFHGNADNVVTVQNSLRAYDSLSAKTSATIDITTYEGLGHQAAAEHVYYDIALWFESFR; translated from the coding sequence ATGAAGTTTTTCTATAAATCAGTTATTGCATTCTTCTCTTTTTTGCTAGTACTGGCGTGCTCCGATTCACCGACAGATCCGGAAAAAAACCTCGTTGAGCGTGGCGCATACAAGGAAGTTGTGCAACTGGAACAGTATAGTGCGGAGACAATAAGAAATGCAGTGGAGCAGAACGACTACGAATCGCCACTGGAATTCACATCGGACGTTTCCGTATATCGCATTGTGTATTATACCGTCGACCTCGCTGGTGACATTGTGGAGGCATCAGGCGCGTTAATGTTACCAGCGGAAGCCAATACATCGCCAATGCTGAGTATCCAGCACGGGACCGTTTTTGAGCAGACCAGTGTGGCTTCGGAAGGGGCATTCATGGCGGCCGAAGGGATGCTCGGAGTGGCGTTCGCGTCATCGAATTATGTTACGATTCTTCCTGACTACCTGGGCTACGGCATCTCTGATATGATGCACCCGTACGTCCATGCAAAGGGGAATGCCAATGTAGTTATCGATATGCTCCAGGCAGTGAAATCGTGGTGCGCAGAGAATAACGTTAATTTGAACGATCAAATATTCCTGGGTGGATATTCGGAAGGTGGCTATGTTACTATGGCTGCACAGAGACTAATTGAAGCAGAATACAATACTGAACTTCCGCTGACCGCAGTAGCCCCCGCTGCCGGGCCGTTTGATTTAAGCGGTTTTGTGGTTGATGTCATCAATGGAATGGATTATCCCGAACCAGTGCTCGCCGGGTTTCTCCTCACCGCCTATGATGAAATTTATAACTGGAATTTATTGGATGAGATCTTTGTGGCAGCATTTGCCGATCAAATGCCCACCCTCTTCGATGGCAGTAAATCCGGAAATGATCTGCGTAACATTCTGCCGGATTCGATTGGAGGTTTAATCCGCCACCAATTTGTCGAGGGCTACCGGGCCGGCGATTTCCCTGAAGTTGAATCCGCATTTGCGGAAAATACCTTGTTAGACTGGTCACCGCAAACCCCGATACACCTGTTTCACGGGAACGCCGATAACGTGGTAACTGTTCAAAATTCGCTGCGTGCGTATGACTCGTTGTCAGCAAAAACAAGTGCCACGATCGATATCACCACCTACGAGGGATTAGGACATCAGGCTGCAGCAGAACATGTGTATTATGACATTGCATTATGGTTTGAGTCGTTTCGATAA